The sequence below is a genomic window from Draconibacterium halophilum.
GAACATGGTCAAGAATATCGCCGTTTCCTTCACCTCGCAAATTAAAATAACTGTGATTCGTTAAATTAAAATGACATGCTTTATCTGTTGTCACTTTATAGTCAATTTTCAACTCGTTTTCGTCAGTTAAAGTATAGGTAACCTGCACTTCTTTATTTCCCGGAAAGCCAAATTCTCCATCAGCGCTTTCCAGGCTAAAAACAACTGAGTTTTCATTTTCCTTGTAATCCCAAACTTTTCGGTACCAACTATCCGGCCCTGAATGTAAACAAGCTTCTCCATTGTTTACCGGAAAATGATACGTTTCGCCATCGATTGTAAAACTGGCATTGGCAATTCTATTTGCAAAAGGCCCAACCACAGCCCCATGACTTGCGCCATATTTCTGGTACTCTTCAATCGATTTAAATCCTAAAAGCACATCAGCGAACATCCCGGTTCGGTCCGGCGCATAAATCGAAACAATTTTTGCTCCGTAATTGGTCATTGCAACCGTCATTCCATTTTTATTTTTTAAAATAAAAAGTTGGGTTGTTTTCCCGTCGATCATACTCTCAAAATCGGATTTTGAAAAAGGCATTTCTATTTCTTTTTCCTGTTTACTTGAACAAGATATAAATAATAGAATCAGTATAAAAAGGCTTAGGTTTTTCATTCTTTTATAGATTATTGAATTAGACTTATAAAAATAATAAATATACTTATCAATCATAGATATAATAGAAGCTAAATTACACGAGTTAGCCCCGGAAATAGGTTTTAAAAATATCTATGATTCATTCATCAGAAAACTCGCAAAAATCATTGTGAATCTCAAATTTGTAGCTTTCATTTGCACAAGACAATTTAGACAATGGAATCGATAAAAGAAATCTACAAAATAGGACATGGCCCTTCCAGCAGTCATACGATGGGGCCCAAAAAAGCTGCCGAGAAGTTTTTGGCGGAAAACAAAAATGCAGATCGTTTTGAGGTAACCTTGTTTGGCAGTCTGGCAGCTACAGGAAAAGGCCACCTCACCGATTATGCCATCGAACAAAGTTTCGGCAATCGTCCATTGCAAATTAACTGGGAACCAAAAACCTTTCTTCCCGGACATCCAAATGCCATGCGTTTCAAGGCTTTTAGCAGTGAAAGTGAGCTGTTGAAAGACTGGACATGTTACAGCGTTGGCGGTGGTGCTATTATTGATGATTTCACCAAATCGGAAACCGTTGAGGTGTACGAGCATACCACCATGGCCGAAATATTAGACTGGTGTAACCGTAACGGAAAAAGTTTCTGGGAATATGTTGCCGAATTCGAAGAACCGGACATCTGGGACTATTTGGAGGAAGTTTTGCATGTAATGTTCGACAGTATTAAACGCGGTTTGAAAACCGATGGAGTATTGCCGGGTGGTTTAAAACTTCCACGAAAAGCGCAGAGTTTCAATACTAAAGGGCATAACTTTGCAACACCTTTTAAGCGACGTTCGCAACTGTTTTCCTATGCATTGGCAGTTATGGAAGAAAATGCTGCCGGTGGAAAAATAGTAGCTGCACCAACTTGTGGTGCCAGTGGTGTTCTGCCTGCCATTTTAAAGTATTTTAAAAAAATTCACAAAAGCGACAAAACAACCATTCTTAGGGCACTGGCAACCGCCGGCGTTATTGGGAACCTTGTAAAAACAAACGCATCAATATCGGGAGCTGAAGTAGGTTGCCAGGGAGAGGTTGGAACCGCATGTGCAATGGCGTCAGGCGCCGCTACGCAAATGATGGGCGGTACCATTTATCAAATTGAATATTCCGCAGAAATGGGCCTCGAACATCACCTGGGACTTACCTGCGATCCGGTAGCTGGATTGGTGCAAATTCCGTGTATCGAGCGTAATGCATTTGCTGCTGAACGTGCGGTATCTCATAACAATTACGCTTTACTAACCGACGGACGTCACCGGATTAGTTTTGATGAAGTGGTGGAAACCATGTATAAAACAGGAATAGA
It includes:
- a CDS encoding aldose epimerase family protein, whose amino-acid sequence is MPFSKSDFESMIDGKTTQLFILKNKNGMTVAMTNYGAKIVSIYAPDRTGMFADVLLGFKSIEEYQKYGASHGAVVGPFANRIANASFTIDGETYHFPVNNGEACLHSGPDSWYRKVWDYKENENSVVFSLESADGEFGFPGNKEVQVTYTLTDENELKIDYKVTTDKACHFNLTNHSYFNLRGEGNGDILDHVLVINADKSTPVGSSAMIPTGEITDIRGTALDFTIPHKIGERIDSDHPMLQYGIGYDFNYIINKAEGELAFAASAYEPESGRYMEVSTTEPGVQLYTGNHLKGTEIGKAGKEYTKRTGFCLETQHYPDSPNQPNFPTTLLKPGETLKSTTIYKFSVK
- a CDS encoding L-serine ammonia-lyase, which translates into the protein MESIKEIYKIGHGPSSSHTMGPKKAAEKFLAENKNADRFEVTLFGSLAATGKGHLTDYAIEQSFGNRPLQINWEPKTFLPGHPNAMRFKAFSSESELLKDWTCYSVGGGAIIDDFTKSETVEVYEHTTMAEILDWCNRNGKSFWEYVAEFEEPDIWDYLEEVLHVMFDSIKRGLKTDGVLPGGLKLPRKAQSFNTKGHNFATPFKRRSQLFSYALAVMEENAAGGKIVAAPTCGASGVLPAILKYFKKIHKSDKTTILRALATAGVIGNLVKTNASISGAEVGCQGEVGTACAMASGAATQMMGGTIYQIEYSAEMGLEHHLGLTCDPVAGLVQIPCIERNAFAAERAVSHNNYALLTDGRHRISFDEVVETMYKTGIDLQSKYRETSEGGLAIFDALPNC